In Helianthus annuus cultivar XRQ/B chromosome 9, HanXRQr2.0-SUNRISE, whole genome shotgun sequence, the following are encoded in one genomic region:
- the LOC110921178 gene encoding 40S ribosomal protein S19-1: MATARTVKDVSPHEFVKGYAAHLKRSGKMELPEWTDIVKTATFKELAPYDPDWYYIRAASIARKIYLRGGLGVGGFQRVYGGRKRNGSAPPHFCKSSGGIIRHILQQLETMKIIDMDPKGGRRITSNGRRDLDQVAGRIVVAP; the protein is encoded by the exons ATGGCGACGGCGAGAACTGTGAAGGATGTTTCTCCTCATGAATTTGTCAAGGGTTACGCCGCTCACCTCAAACGATCTGGCAAG ATGGAGCTTCCTGAGTGGACTGATATAGTGAAGACTGCTACCTTTAAGGAGCTTGCTCCCTATGATCCTGACTGGTACTATATCAGAGCTG CTTCGATTGCTAGGAAAATCTACTTGAGGGGCGGTCTTGGTGTTGGCGGCTTCCAGAGAGTCTACGGTGGACGTAAGAGGAATGGCAGTGCTCCACCACATTTCTGCAAAAGCAGCGGTGGTATCATTCGCCACATTCTTCAACAATTGGAAACAATGAAAATCATTGATATGGATCCCAAGGG TGGAAGAAGAATCACTTCAAATGGCCGTCGAGACCTTGACCAAGTTGCTGGGAGAATCGTTGTTGCACCTTGA